ATACCCCACAAGCAACCGGTAAGCCATCTTCGACCCACCGTATTTCTTCGTTAAGCATTGGATGTGGTTCCAACTTCAACACAAAAATTGTAGCATCTGAAACCACATGGATTATTCTGACATAAGACCTAGGCATCCGATCCCGAGCATCGTACACAGCCCAGATCTGCCCCTCCATAAAATCTTCAGGTGACAACTTGTTATTGTAGTTCATCACTCCTTGCTGGGAAATACCTGAACCTAAATTGCTAGTTGAAGCACTGTAGAATTGCGCCATAGCAGCTTCATGAAAGCCATTTGTATCACTATCCAAACCTGAAAGTGGGGACAGAGGAGTCACACTTGCCAATGTATTTTGATGCCGCAGATTTTCTGGTACAATAGAATGTTCAAGCTCCAGGACTGTTCCAGCCTCATGAGTAAACCTAAATAAAGGGATCCTGTGAGAAAACATGAGCAGATTGTCACTGCAGACTTGTAATACCTGCTCCCTCCCACTCCTCATGTACCTCTGGAAAACGCTTCTAAATCCACCAACCTTTACCAAGGGCGCAACTGTACAACCTGATTCTTCTGAATAACTGGTAAGAATTTCTACAACAGAAAAGGCACTCTTCTTCCGCATTTCAGGATTATTGCACCACCCAATGTCCCAGTCACTGTAGATGGCCCATACTTCTCCTTGCCGGGGAAATACTTCAAGTTGCTGATTTAGAGTATCACGAGATATTTCGTGGGAGAACATACTTATAGAAGATAGCGATATTTGCCGATCTTCCGCAATGAAGGTTCCACAGACGAATGGCAAGCTTGCACTTAACCAGTTCTTCTCTTCATGAGATTGCGGGCATGGTTTGAACCATGATACATATAACTGCATCTTATCTGTCAAAACTTTATTTATCCTTGCATATCTGCGAGGAAACTTCTCCCAGTCATACCCTGCCCAGATCTGCCCAGTAGCAAATTGCTGTATCAACCTGTCCTCCTCAAAGTTATGATAGTCATACTGTTGACTAGAGCAGGGGTCATCTTGCATGGCATCTGAGAGATCAGCAAAGCAGCCGTCGGGATCTTCCTCCGACGAGGACACAGAATACACGTCCTTCTCCCATACACTCTTAAGCTTCTTGTCTGCATGGTTTTCCTCATGCAACTCGAACTCGCCATCATCACCTTGAAAGCAATGGTCGGTCCTCTTGGTTTTGGAAGAACTAGCCACGTTTGAACAATTTCCTGCATCCAAAAATTGTTGGTCAATCTGCCGAACATGCTTCGTGTCCAAGCTTTTTGCTCTATCCATGTCAGGATTTGTGCCGAGAGGAGTTGCTGATCCATCGACATGCATCCGTTCGGTCAGCGAAATGGGGTCACGCCGCAAGTCAGCGTGAGCACTGCTGAACGCACCTGCTGCCATCTGCTTGACCAAACCCCCCGCCGTGTTGCTCGAGTCGAAGCTGGCCCTCTTGGCCGGGTCGGACAGCACCTTGTAGGCTTCGTCGACGAGGCGGAGCgccaggtcggcgccggggaggGCGTCCCGGACGGGCTCCAGCTGAGCCAGGAGGGCCCTGTGCCGCGCCTcgatggcggcggcgccgtccccGGGCAGGACCTGGAGGGCCCGGTACCAGTGCGGCGGgcggccggcgggggcggcgcagAGGACCTCGAGCACGGCGAGCATCTCGACGGCGCCGTCGAGGCCGGGGTTGGTCTGCAGCGTCTCCAGCAGCAGCGTCCTGGCGCCGGTGTAGTcgccggcccgcatcctcgccgcgattgcctcccgcgccgcctcgccgtcccCGTCCTCCATCCTGCAGCCAGAAATCCTCGTCAGAGCCGAATTCGATCCCGCATTCGATCTCACCCGGACTAGGGCCGGGACCTCACCTGCCGCGCCCACTGGCCGGGACGGGGGACGAATTCGAATCGAGGGATACCTGAACCCTAGTGCGGCGGCGATTTCCGCGGCGATTTGGCGTTTGACTCTTCGGCGCTGCGACGGCGAGCGCAGCGACTTGCTCCCGCTCGAGCTCTACAACTTCACTCTGTGGCCTACGGTGTGGCGGCGACCCCACCTCTCCCCTCGTGGGCCAGGCCTCCCCAGAGGGTGAAGCGAATGGGCTGGCAGGTCAATGGCCAGTTCGGAATGCTTGTACAGACTCTGGGCCGAATAGGCAGAAACAAGAATGGTCCAGAGGGAAAGGAGGTCCAGTCGCTCGAAGATGCAAAGCACGCACGCACAAAAAGCGGGAGCAAGGTTCTATCTTAAAGAATGTCACCTAGGATAAATGATGAGCTAAAGGAGAGAGAAATCATAAAAAAATGCCTGTTTTCTCTTAATAGAAGACAAgggatgatctcttagcacaatatgtctcacCACGTTTTTAGTAATGGCTAGTTGTTGAAAATAAGGCTAAAATATGACCCATTGTTGACATGTTTTCTTGTCATCTCCAAATTACATACAAAACTTAAGACTATTTTATCAACCATTATATATGCCCTAACAAAAAGAAATAGTACTTCTTCTCAGCTCTGCAAGGGTCACCTGGGGTGGGCTGAAAGCGCGTCATTTATTGCGTTCTCAGTCGCCGTCACGTGTCGCGCTTTGGATGCTCCTTTtgattttctttttttcttttttgctttttagATGGTTTTCCCGAGTTTTTTCGGCTTTCCGATTTTCCCATGGTATTTCTTAGGTTTCgaacaaaaaaattgaaaaaacaATTGCACGAAAAAATGTGTTTTCATTTTTTTCCCGCAAGAGGTACAGGCGTGCCTCTTGGAAATGAAAAAAAGACGTggtttcttttttttccttccaTCGGAGGCACAGAATTGCTTCCACGagtcgtgcctctcggaaaccgGAAAAAAAATAACGCGTTTTTTTTTCAACGAGGGCACGGATTTACTTCTCATGCAGGCACGAATTTGCTTCTGCGATAAGCATAGTCGTGTCTCTTttggaaaaacaaaaaaaatatgcTTTCGGTTTGGCTTTTTTGTccaatttttttgaagaaaaagttcatcaaaatctatcaacatgggatctagttttgaagatctggACACGAGGAATCCGTCGATGAAAATGGTGCGAGATTTGAACGCACGaattaagagataaaacattctgaaaaacattttgaataaacggatctacaaaaaaaaggaaaactctcaggttgcgacaagtgacaCACATGAAAATAGATGTGACCTTCGCAAATATTGCTCCTTAATTAATGATTTCAAGAAAAAACGAGTGGTTCCTATATGACGCCCGTTAGCGTCAAATCGTCACAGCTTCGCTAAAGCAATCCGAAGCGACCGACACGGCCAGCCAATTTATAGCGAGGAAccagttttgggaaccttctagaaggttccctaAACCAGGTTTTTTTTCTATGATGTTTCGTTTTACAggttttttggttttcttcattatttctgttttttgtttcttttcttcttttttctgcTTATTTCttcccttttcttttcttttctactttttatgttttttatttttcataaattcaaaacttctaaaaaatgttcagaatttttaaaattcgtttgaattttcagaaaatgtttgaAATTCGAAATTTTGTTCACGTTTTTCAATTTTTGTTTacgttttcaaaatttgttcacgtTTAAAAAAACGAAATTCCTTTTTTGTTCACCGTATTGAAGAAAAATGTCCACCGTTCATTTGCAAAAAGTTCATTGTAAATTTTAGAAATATTTGGtgtgtgtttgaaaaatgttcatggtATACTAAGAAAATGTTCAGTGTGTATTTTAAATTCACTTTTTAAAAATTGTACATGGTTCAAAATTTTTTTTAGATTTTTCAAATTTGTTCACAATTTTTGAAAATGTTCACTTTTTTAAAATTAATATTTGATTTTTTTACATTTTCCAAACAATGGCCGCGTTTTAAAGCAATTTGGTTCACATTATTTTTCAAGAACTGTTGGAAAACCCCAGGTCTTGACGCTTTTTAGTTGGTACTTTTAAATATAGTGTTGCATATCAGCTGTACTCAGTCCGTAACTCAGCTGGCAAGCATCGTGAAGTTCGGAGTTCGGCTCCCGCCTCGTGCGCTTTTCTTTTCCGATTCGCTCGGCGCCTGTgaattgggccggcccatttgcgCGCCACCTTTAGCAAAAGGTGTTCGTTTTGACGCTCACGAGCGTCGAGCAGGAGGTCTCCAGAAACCGCACgcacaaaaaacaaaaaaaaaggcACGTACGAGACGAGGTTATTTTCTATATAAAAAGAAAATGCCCTCGTAGTTAGGGTTTCCATCCTCCGTCGGTGATCTTAGCACCGACGAGAGTTTTTCCCAAGTGATTTTCTTACCACATCATCATGTGCTGCGTGGGTGTCAAGGAAGACATGAGGCTTTATGCGGGGATGTGTTGTTAGTTCTGAAACCCAATATGGTGGTTGAGGCTTCGGGCTCGTCACGGCCAATGGACAGGGGTGCAAGTTCTTATCTGGAGGAGATGTTGAAGCATATGTACTTACAGGATGAAGAGTGGATGATGATGTCGTGGGAAAAGAGGAGGTCGAGCAATTCGAGTGGGAGGCCAGATGGCTCGCGGTTGCTCGCGTTAACACAAACAGACCCTTCAGCTCAGATGCGCTATTCAAAAAATATGCAATTTGCGTGGAGTCTCACTCAGACTAAAGTTTCAAGAAGTAGGGGAGAACTTATTCATTTTTTCAAATGTTTTTGTTTGGGAGAATGGAAGGAGGTGGTCCATGGGGGACCTTGGAGGGTATAGGACGATCATTGAGGACTATGATGATACGACGGATCCCGAGTCGATCGTGCTTGATGGTTTGTATGTTTGGGCCTAGATATCCAAGGTCCATGATCTCTGTCGTCATGTTCCGGTTGTTAACTAGTAACCCATTGGCTTGAAGGAATGGAAAGGTGAAAGAGGTGCAGATAAGGCCATCACTATATTATGAAGGAGATTATGTATGATTTCGTGGGTGAGTCATGACTGCGAAGACCTTAACTCGTTTCACGCCTCTCACAAATGAGGGGGAAGGATGCTTGTAGAATATGAGATTATGCGGCCAGGAGGTGGCCAAGATTGCTACTGGATTTCAAAGGGAGAAGATTCCCCCGAGGAGATCAATAGAACGTTCATCGTTATCATTCTCAGGGTATTAAAACCCACTTTTCTGTCTCAATATCGGCCTATTAGCTTGTGCAACATGATGTTTAAAATTGCTTTCTGAAAATTGCGCTGCACCTAGCAAGTGGCCATATTTTTCGTGCATGACACTGATGAAAATGTACAACGTGAATTTGATCCGCTGTGATCTGATTTGAATGCAAAAGTCCCAAGCAAAAAGTAAAAATGTATGCACACTCTTTGTTATTTTACATGTATTTTCCTCATTCCTAGATAAAAATATGTGTTCAATTTTTTATCCAAAGGTTCCTGTGCTACACCTAACAAGTGGGCCTAAACCATAGACCCGCCAGCGTATAGTCCCATCACCTTCACCGTCTATGTTCTTCTCCTTCATTGAAAACTCTCGAATCAAGTCTCTCGCCGCCTCTCACTGCCTACCGCCGCCAAACTTTTCCACAATTATTGTATGCCGCCGAGGATAGCTGACGTCCTTCCCCGTAGATCAATCACGCCGACATGGGTAGCCGCCTGTCTCCGTCACCTGTCGTGGTTCTGGACTTCCCGTCCGTAAAAAACCCTAGACGAACGGGTGCAAAAGGAAGAAATGAAGGCAAGGCTTCATCTATGTCTCCTAATCATGTACAAATCGCCTCCGAATGCTATTTGTGAAATATCTGAGGGTTCGGATTCGCAGTGCCCGGCGTGTTTGGACACCAGGAATCAATGCGCTCACCCATATGCTGTGAAGGACAAGTACCTCCGCCTCACGCTTCCGCGAGGATTCAAGGAAATTACGGTATGGTTTTATATTTCCAACTTATTAAACGTACATGTCTGTTTAGTTAAGTTGTGATAATTCCTAGTTGTGGATTTTAATACACAAATGAAGATGTATTTCATGATTGGTTCATAAGTAGAAAAGCCTGCCCATGAGTTGAACATAAATCATGTTTTTAATGGAAAGTATATAAAAATAGATACACCTGACTACATTTGGTAAAATGCCAACAGTAGCCCGTTGGTACATTTGTCACGTAGTGTTACATTCACTGCTTAGTCCGACTTTAGATGTCACGGGTAACCTATGTATAATCTGAAGAAATTTCTTTTATGTTGATACAGAAAATTCCCGATTTCTGTTGCGACCCTGAAATTTTCGTAAATCTTTCTGAAACTAATAAGTTCAAAACCAATTTTTTGACATCCAATGTTCATTTAAACATGTTTGCGATGGCTTTCATAAATTGCAGTAAGCACTAACATAAATTGTGTTTAGCACTTTCGTAAATGGTACTAGCTCAATCAATAGCCTAAATATTTTTTTAGCAATACGTGAGTTGTGCCAACTGCTATGTGCGTCCCCTGCTTTAAGAGAGATGAAGTGTTGGAGAAGTTGTGTATAAACAGATATGTGAGGACCACTGTATAAGTACACCTGGAGACAATAGAGGGATTTTGTTTTGTACGCGAGATCGGCAATGAAGAAGACATGACCTTTTTCAGACGACGTACCTCGATTTTTTTGCCAGAGTGTACCAGTTCGAAGTTGGTATGCAATTGTACCTCAGACTAGGTGCAAAAAATAAACGCACCTCCGGGTGTGTTTGAGCAATGATCCCATAACTCATCCATGTAAATATTCTGGCTCAAATCCAGTATTTTTAAGTAATAACATTTACAGCTTTACTAAAATAACCACATTGCATCTGGGTACTATATTACCTAATCTTGATTACAAATAATTTGACCGCTTATTGCGATCTAGATACTGTAACAAAACATTTTATAGACAACATGGAGGTTACTGCCGGGAGAAGATTAAGCTGGGACGAGATGTGATTTGTCATCGTCTTTCTTGATCAAATTTGTACTTGTGGACGGTTACAAAGATGGACCAAGAGAACATTCCTATGTGCCCCTGCTGCACACCTTGAACAAGACCCACATTGACAACAAACACATGGTTAGAATTGTACTATCATTATCTTCAGATGCTATAGCTAATTAAGTAAATTGTTTATGATGTTTAAATTGTTCTTCCACCCCATACTCCCGCAACTTGTTGTGCCTAAGAAGATGGGTGCAAATGATGAAGTGATAATTATTCTCCATCCTAGAGTAAATATCTATTTGACTTCATACTCGGCAGAAGCAGATGATGGAAGCATAGTCCTTAATGGGTGGAGGGAAGTAGTCAACATGTACAACATGGATcgtggagacaggatgatcttcGTGCTCCACCATGGACGTGCAAGGAATTTCCTCCTCCTCGGTTTCATTGATACTGAACCAAATGAGGAGTAGTTCTGTTTTTCTGTTGTGTTGCCACATTATCCCCCAGATTTACAGTTCATTATAGATGCTAGTGTTGGTACTGATGTGTTGACGATGCACGTGTATATTCTTTGGTCAAACCTATTAAGTAGTGTTAAGGAATTATGACCTTCTGTAGTGCTGACATCAGACTTGTCGGTCCATTTGCTATTGGGTAGACTCTTTTAGGTGAAGTTTACAACTTTTAATGCTATGTTGTTCTCTATGCTATCTTATTTTCTAGTCCATGCATTATTACAGAATTAATATGTCATTTCGTTGTTTAGTACAATGAGAGCACATACGGAGAAAAAAATCAATGAAATTTGATATGAGAATCTCAACTCATAGCCCCTAGAGATGATATCCTAACATGTTCAAAACTCTGGCATGGCAGAAAAACCAGGTACTACGTTGTGAACCCCACTGCaccattttcttttctttttctaaCCCGCCGAACATTTTCCGGGACACTAAAAATCGTCGCAGAATATGCACATGCCTAGTGACGGCTGAATTCGTCGCCTAAATTTAGCCTAGAACGACACCAAGATCGCCATCCTAGGGAGTGAATTTTTTATGGTGACCGTCACAGAAAATGATATTAGGTGACGGTTTGTTCTTCATCGCCGGGGTTTCTGTCGCAGAATAGAGCAGATTTTGTAGTGTCTCTAATACCAGTGTTTTTAATTTGTCCATCAAACTTAGTGATCATGCACCTATCTTAATTTCGTCCGACGGGAAATATAGAAATCCCAAGCAAACTTTTAAAATTCAAAAACTGGTGGCTTATGGAATCATACTTTCACTCCCATGCTAAATCTGTTTGGAATAACTCAACGAACAAGCCTTTTTGTGCCTGAACTAATCATCTTGCAAGAGCTTTGAAAAGGTGGTGCATAAAAAATAAGCCTTTGCAGGAGGAACAAAACACTATAGAAGAAAAGATTCGACAAGTACAGGTGCAAGACCCCTAGGTACAAGATCACAAACTTGAAGCCTCTCTTATTGCTGAACAAAACATGATCGAATTAATAGAACTATTTAGCCAAAGAGATAAAAACACTAGGCTAAGGATGGGGATAGAAACACTACTTTCTCCTTAAAGATGAAAATGGTATCGCCCAGTTCAATCCGGATAAAATTGCTCAAACTGTTAACTTCTTTAGGCATATTTTATCTTCTCCAAACGCTAACAATGGCAGGCCTTTCATTGTAACCCGGCTCCCGCAATAGGATAATGATTACACTTAGACCATTGCAGATAAAGCAAGAGATTTGGCAAACCTTGCAAGACATGAAAAAGGGCATCCCTAGGGCCAGGTGGGTTAATCTGGTCAGAGATTTTTATACAACAGTTATCCTTCCATCACATAGCAATGATACTAATATTGCATTAATTCCCAAAAAGCTTATTTCCATTGTTCATACGGACTATAGGCCTACAAGCCTCTGCAGTGTTGTTTACAAAATCATAGCAATAACTTTGGCTAACAGGCTTAAGGCTCGCCTTCCAGATTACATTCACCCTCGCCAACAAGCTTTTATATAAGGCAGAAAGATTAGCAACAATATAATCATTGCTCAATAAATTACTCATTATTTGTGTTTAAGTTATTGGAAAATGAAGCCTTAATGGTTAAGATGGGTCTTGACAAGGCTTTTGATCGCATCGAGCGGAACTTCACTTTCAAATACTCTAGTTTGCAAAGGCTTGCATGGTCACTTCATTAATCTTATCCATGTGATGCATCTCCTCGCCTATTTCTTGGTTATTATTAATGACCAACCTTGTGCAAGGTTCCATAGTACGAGAGGGATAAGACAGGGTTGTCCTCTGTGCCCTTATC
The Aegilops tauschii subsp. strangulata cultivar AL8/78 chromosome 3, Aet v6.0, whole genome shotgun sequence genome window above contains:
- the LOC109769958 gene encoding uncharacterized protein, producing the protein MEDGDGEAAREAIAARMRAGDYTGARTLLLETLQTNPGLDGAVEMLAVLEVLCAAPAGRPPHWYRALQVLPGDGAAAIEARHRALLAQLEPVRDALPGADLALRLVDEAYKVLSDPAKRASFDSSNTAGGLVKQMAAGAFSSAHADLRRDPISLTERMHVDGSATPLGTNPDMDRAKSLDTKHVRQIDQQFLDAGNCSNVASSSKTKRTDHCFQGDDGEFELHEENHADKKLKSVWEKDVYSVSSSEEDPDGCFADLSDAMQDDPCSSQQYDYHNFEEDRLIQQFATGQIWAGYDWEKFPRRYARINKVLTDKMQLYVSWFKPCPQSHEEKNWLSASLPFVCGTFIAEDRQISLSSISMFSHEISRDTLNQQLEVFPRQGEVWAIYSDWDIGWCNNPEMRKKSAFSVVEILTSYSEESGCTVAPLVKVGGFRSVFQRYMRSGREQVLQVCSDNLLMFSHRIPLFRFTHEAGTVLELEHSIVPENLRHQNTLASVTPLSPLSGLDSDTNGFHEAAMAQFYSASTSNLGSGISQQGVMNYNNKLSPEDFMEGQIWAVYDARDRMPRSYVRIIHVVSDATIFVLKLEPHPMLNEEIRWVEDGLPVACGVFRAGTGTTYKDISAFSHPVQCDWSSKKSFYRIFPKKGEIWAMYKNWKITLNSTDIDKCEPRMVEILSDYTDENGVNVCSLTRVKGCLSFFQRALLEGFHLTRWISKSEMLSFSHRVPAFVVIEIRERDIPQGSWHLEPSALPLRSIH